Part of the Phocoena phocoena chromosome 8, mPhoPho1.1, whole genome shotgun sequence genome, aaaacctatgggatgcagcaaaagcagttctaagaggaaagtttatagcaatacaagcctacctcaagaaacaagaaaaatctcaaataaaaaatctaaccttacagctaaaggaactagagaaagaagacaaacgaaacccaaagttagtagaaggaaataaatcataagatgagagcagaaataaatgaaatagaaacaaagaaaacagtagcaaagatcaataaaactaaatgctggttctttgagaagataaacaaaattgataaacctttagccagactcattaagaaatagagggagaggactcaaatcaataaaattagaaatgaaaaaggagaagttacaacagacaccgcagaaatacaaagcatcataagagactcctacaagcaactctatgccaataaaatggacaacctggaagaaatggacaaattcttagaaaggtacaatcttccaagactgaaccaggaagaaacagaaaatatgaacagactaatcacaagtaacgaaattgaaactgtgattaaaaatcttccaacaaacgaaagtccaggaccggatggcctcacaggtgaataccatcaaacatttagagaagagctaacacccatccttctcaaactcttccaaaaatttgcagaggaaggaacactcccaaactcattctatgaggccaccatcaccctgataccaaaaccagacaaagatactacaaaaaaagaaaattacagatcagtatcactgatgaatatagatgcaaaaatcctcaacaaaatacttgcaaatggaatccaacaacacattaaaaggatcatacaccacaatcaagtgggatttatcccagggatgcaaggattcttcaatatacgcaaatcaatcaatgtgatacaccatattaacaaattgaggaataaaaaccatatgatcgggcttccctggtggcgcagtggttgagagtctgcctgccgatgcaggggacacgggttcgtgccccggtccgggaagatcccacatgccgtggagcggctaggcccgtgagccatggccgctgagcctgctcgtccggagcctgtgctccgcaatgggagaggccacaaaagtgagaggcccacgtaccacaaacaaaaaaaccatatgatcatctcaatagatgcagaaaaaccttttgacaaaattcaacacccatttatgataaaaactcgccagaaagtgggcatagagggaacctacctcaacataataaaggccctatacaacagacccacagcaaacatcattctcaatggtgaaaaactgaaagcatttcctctaagatcaggaacaagacaaggatgtccactctcaccactattattcaacatagctttggaagtcctagccatggcagtcagagaagaaaaataaataaaaggaatacaaattggaaaagaaggaataaaactgtcactgtttgcagataacaagatactatacatagagaatcctaaagatgccaccagaaaactactagagctaatcaatgaatttggtaaagttgcaggatacaaaattaatggacagaaatctcttgcattggtatacactaacaatgaaagatcagaaagagaaattaaggaaacaatcccattcacctttgcaacaaaaagaataagatacctaggaataaacctagtaaggaggtaaaagacctgtatgcggaaaactataagacactgatgaaagaaatcaaagatgacacaaacagatggagagatataccatgttcttggactggaagaatcaatattgtgaaaatgactatactacccaaagcaatctacagcttcagtgcaatccctatcaaattaccagtggcatcttttatagaactagaacaaaaacatcttaaaatttgtatggaaacacaaaagaccccgaatagccaaagcagtcttgagggaagaaaatggagctggaagaatcagactccctgacttcagactatactacaaagctacagtaatcaagacaatatggtactggcacaaaaacagaaacataggtcaatggaacaggatagaaagcccagagataaactcatgcacctatggtcaactaatttacgacaaaggaggcaaggatatacaatggagaaaagagtctcttcaataagtggtgctgggaaaactggactgctacatgtaaaagaatgaaattagcacactccctaacaccatacaccaaaataaactcaaaatggattagagacctaaatgtaagaccagacactacaaaactcttagaggaaaacatagcaagaacactctttgacataaatcatagcaagatcttttttgatccacctcctagagtaatggaaataaaaacaaaagtaaacaaatgggatctaatgaaacttaaaaggttttgcaaagcaaactacaaacaagacgaaaaggcagccctcagaatgggagaaaatatttgcaaatgaatcaaccgacaaaggattaatctccaaaatgtacaaacaactcacgcagctcaatattaaaagaacaaacaacccaatccaaaaatgggcagaagacctaaatagacatttctccaaagaagacttacagatggccaagaagcacatgaaaagctgctcaacatcactaattattagagaaatgcaaatcaaaactacaatggtaGTTGTAGTTGTagtcacaccggttagaatgggcatcatcagaaaatctgcaaacaacaagtgctggagagggtgtggagaaaagggaagcctcttgcactgttggtgggaatggaaattcatacagccactatggagaacagtatggaagttccttaagaaactaaaaatagaattaccatatgacccagcaatcccagtactgggcatatacccagagaaaaccataattcaaaaatacacatgcaaaaaaaaaaatacacatgcaccccaatgttcattgcagcactatttacaatatctaggtcctggaagcaacctaaatgcccatggacagactaatagttaaagaagttgtggtacgtatatacaatggaatattactcggccataaaaaggaacaaaattgggtcatttgtagagacgtggatggatccagaggctgtcatacagagtgaagtaagtcagaaagagaaaaacaaatattgtatattaacacatatatgtggaacctagaaaaatggtacagaggaactggtttgcagggcagaaatagagacacagatatagagaacaaacatatggacaccaagggggtaaaatGGCAGGGTGGGGTTgtgtggggtgggatgaactgggagattgggattgacatgtatacactaatatgtataaaatagataactaatgatgtgctgtataaaaaataaataaaataaaattcaaaaaacaaaacaaaacaaaattgctGGGTGGAGATTTCACAGCATAGTGTAGGGGATGGAGTCCAGGGGAATGAAAGGTGTTGGGGTCCAGAGTGCTAGGAAGGGGGTCCCGGACTACAAGCTGGAAAATTTTGGCAGGAATGCCAAACTCCTGGAAGTCCACCTGTGCCTTGGATACCCTGCAGCAGGATTTTGAACAGGAGACCGCAGTAGCACATCTTAGGTCCCAAAGGGGCTGGGAGTCCCATCCAGGGAGGCTAGcttgcctggggtggggtggcagcACCAGGGAGCACCCCCTGCTCTGATGCTTTGCCACTCCTAGGCTGGCCCTTTAAACCCAGATCATGATGTCACCTTAGACAGCAAGGGACGGGAGGGGGACTGCAGGCCTGAGGAAGGACTGCATTTCCCAGCAGCCTTGGGTACACCACACCCCTCCCAGAAGGCACTGGCTCACTGCAGACTATTAACCAGTCCAGTGCCAGTTTCTGCTGGGGTTTTGAAGCGTCCAGCCATTCTGGAGTGAGGGTGGGGTTCCCTTGGGGGTGGAATGCCTGGGGCACAGGTGGAGCAGGCCAAAGCTTTGGGCCTGGCATAGGATTGGGTCTCTTTCCTGCCGGAGTCCTGGTATCGCCCCCAGCTTCCTGGTGCAGACTCCTGAGTCTTCCTCTCTCCCTACGCAGTCTCCCTTGCAGAAAGCAGGAACCCAGCGCCAGTTGGACCCCTTCCCGCTCAGCTTCAGTCTTGTCCCTGGGTGCCCGCAGGGATTACCCCTTTGGTCAGGCAGCCGCTTTTATTGGTGAGGGAACTACAACTCCCAGCTGCCCCGGGCGGGAACTTCCTGACGCagcaccccacccacccaccccgcccccggcccccaaACCCGCGGGGATGTGCGGGCCGACTGGGGGAGGTGACTTGATGTCATCGTGAGCAGCTGGGCGGCGGGTGCCGGTGCGCGCAGAGCCGGGGCTCCTGTGGTGCTGCGCGGGTCGGGTGCCACGACTTGAGGAGAGGTCTGCGCGCTGCCCCGGCCAGCCCAGAGCCCGTCGGGCGCCCGCGCCCCGACGCGGGGCTGAGTTGGGTGCACGCtccggccccccccccccggagCCAGAGAGAGAACCCAGGAGCGCCGCCGCCCAGCGCCAGCGCCCTGAACCGGACCGCGGCTCGGGAGCCCTGAACAGCTGCTCCCTCCCCACCGGCAGCCCCTGGAGGGTCGGCGACCAAAGTCTGGGCATCTGAGAAGTGAGTGGCCCCCCCCTCGAGAGGCAGATGAGATCTGGGAGCgaggaaggagaaactgaggcggGGGGAGGCTGCGGGtcgtggggggtgggcagggggatgGGACCCTCATTCTTGGGGAAGTCCCTGGTGACTGGATTAGTGGAGCAGAAACGGGGGCCCCATTCTGTTAGGGGCCAGGGCTGAGGAACGAGATCCCCGTTCCAGGTAGGGTCTGGCTGGCGGGAGAGGCCCTATTTCGAGATGGGTTGTTTTGGAGTCTGGGGCCTTTCAGTCAGGGAGAAGGGAGGGCCCTGTCTCCTGTGGGAGAGGGCTGCACCTCTCTTTAGGGTCTGGGCCagggtaggagggaaagaagactTGGGCGCTCCGCCGCAGCCCCACAGGCTGTCCTGAAAGAACTGATaggctctctctgtctctttcttgctGACCTCTCTGCcctgacttcttttttaaaagagccaGGGTGGGAACCCTAACTGGACTCTTCCGACCCTCAGGAAGGACCTGAGACCTGAGCCATCCTCCTCTCTACCGTGCTTGCCCCCCAGGACTGGGCAGTTGCCAGAGGCCCTGGGGGGGGGGGCCAGGACTGTGCTGTGCTCCTCCCCACCGCACAGGATGGGCCCAAGTTAGTCAGCCCAGCCTCACGCAGCATCCTGCAGGCCCAGAGGGAAGCTCAGGGGCTCTGAAGGCTTGGCCCACCGCCTGACCGCCATGGAGACGAAGCTGCCCCCCGCGAGCACCCCCGGCAGCCCCTCGTCCCCAGGGCTGTCCCCGGTGCCCCCACCCGACAAGGTGGACGGCTTCTCCCGCCGTTCCCTCCGCAGGGCCCGGCCCCGGCGGTCCCACAGCTCCTCTCAATTCCGCTATCAGAGCAACCAGCAGGAACTCATCCCACTGCCCCTGCTCAAAGGTGAGCCTGGTCTTGGCTCCGGGGCTACCTGAGTCCTGGAGTGGGCAAGTgaggtttgggggtggggtggtgggaagcagctggcaGCTGCGATCAGAGGGAGTCTGGACGGCCCCTTCCAGGCCAGGGACTCCACCACCTGACTGCCACCTCCCAGCCCTCTACCCTCTCTGCTGACGCATGGCCTGACTGGCCTGTCATCCTTGGAGGTGGGGCATCTGGAGGTGGCGCCACCCTGGGGGGCAGACCAGGGCCAAGGGTGGGGCCTACAGCTTGGGTTCCAGGAGGCCACTACCAGCCCAGCTGCTGCCGGGGTCCCGGGACAGGTGCCTAGCACGCTTCCCTGCAGTCACCGTGAGGTCCCCCCAACTCTGGGCTACAGGGCCCAACTGGCTGAGGCAGAGGGCACCTGAGAGGTCCTCGGTGCTGGCTCTTCTCCCCACTTCTGGCTCTTAGAACAGAGTGCCGCCTATGAGAGGGAGGCATTGGCTGTTTGGGCACCTGTGGAAAGGCCAGGCAGCCAGGGTCTGTTCCCATGCTTTAAAGTCAGGCTATCGTGTTCTCTCAGCCTAGGTTAGGATGAAGAGATGAAGCTCCTTTACTTCACAAGAATGGAGGATGGGACAGAAGTTGTTTGCTTTCTGCAAGGAGTGGGAGATGGCGCAAAAGCATGGGGTCTGGGGGGCGGAGGAGCCAGCCTTAGGGATTAGGAGGGCCCGCCCCTGCCCAGAGCTGTGGCAGCTGGGGCCCAGGCTCAGccccccccttcctccccagatGTGCCAGCctctgagctgcatgagctgctgagCCGGAAGCTGGCCCAGTGTGGGGTGATGTTTGACTTCTTGGACTGTGTGGCCGACCTGAAGGGGAAGGAGGTGAAGCGGGCGGCGCTCAATGAGCTGGTGGAGTGTGTGGGGAGCACTCGGGGGGTCCTCATTGAGCCTGTCTACCCAGACATCATCCGCATGGTGAGCACCTGGCACCTGGCCTCTGGGGGAGGGCTTGGTGCCCATGGGAACCCTAAGCCTGCCTGCGGAGCCCCCGTGCGGAGAATAAACCCACAGTCTTTGGCTTGGCCTCAAGGCCCACATCTTCCTCCCCCGCAACCCCTGTCCCAGCCCCACTGCTGCCCAGCACCCAGCCAGTGTAGGTAACTCAGTGCCTCCTGGGCTTGTCCCACCCTGCGCTTTTGCTTATGCTTTCCTGAGGCCTGGTGTGCCCTCCCACCACGTTCCTTATCGCCATGGCCTGGCTCAGGTGCTGCCTCTTCCATGAAGCCTCTCTCAATGCCCAAGCTAGAAATCTCCCTTTTGCTGCTTAGAATGTCCTTAGACCTTACCACTTTCCACCTCGTCTTCCCTGCTGGACTGCACCTGATAGAGGGCAGGGATGTATCTCATCCACCCCTGGGTCCCCAACCCTGGGCCCGGGTCTATCCATGAACTAGATGTTCAGGTAATGATTGCCAAAGAGTGAATTGGTTGCTTGGGTAGGTGCTGAGGCCCATTAAACTTTGGATGAGGGATGTCCTGGTTTCCACCTTCAAGGGTTCTTCCGTAGAGAACCCTGACTCTGTCCCCTCAGATCTCAGTGAATATCTTCCGGACGCTGCCGCCCAGTGAGAACCCTGAATTTGACCCTGAAGAGGATGAGCCCAACCTTGAGCCTTCATGGCCACATCTTCAGGTGTGAGGGCTGGGGAAGACAGGGGTCTGAGTTTCAGAAGAGATCCGAGGAGAGGGTGGAGGGTCTCCTTAGGCCCCGGACTGCTGGATGAGGGCCACAGGGCAGGATGAGGGGGGAGGCTGCTCCTGAACTCACCTTTCTGTCTGTTCCCCTCCTCCAGCTGGTATACGAGTTTTTCCTGCGTTTCTTGGAGAGCCCAGACTTCCAGCCCTCCGTGGCCAAGAGATATGTGGATCAAAAGTTTGTCCTGATGGTGAAGTGGGGAGCCCAGGCCGGGTGGTGTcatggggcaggggcaggctcTCTGAGTGGCGTGGGGATAGGATGGAAGCAACCTGGCTTGGCCTCTTTCCTAACCCCTGATCCTGTGTCCCACAGCTCCTGGAGCTATTTGATAGCGAGGACCCTCGGGAGCGTGAGTACCTCAAGACCATCTTGCACAGGGTCTATGGAAAGTTCCTGGGGCTCCGGGCCTACATCCGCAAACAGTGCAGCCATATCTTCCTCCGGTGGGTGCCTGCGGCCTACCCCGCTGggacctggggagggagggagagagctatGGGGAGAAGACAGAGCAAAAGCTTCTGGGCTGGGGGGCCCAGTTTTTTCTTGgcaacatattatataatttttgctTATACAAATCCTGTGAGATCAGTAGAGAAAgggtatttatttccattttacagatgaggaaattgaggctgagaGATGAAGTGGTTTGCAGGGTCTAGGTCAGTTCAGGGGGCCTAGGATCTAATGTCACACCAGGCCTTAAGGACCCAAAGAATGAGATTCTTTctgcaaatatgtattgagcgCCAGTGCCCACTGAGCATCAGGGACCCACATTGCCTTGTAGTTGAGACTGGCTCTTGAGCTAGATGGTCTGTGTTTGAGTTTGGTTCAAATATTTGggtgaacttgggcaaattatttaagctCTCCCCTAGTCTCCTCGTCTCTAGAATGGGAATGATAACTATAATCAAGATGAAATGAGGCAGTGCCTTCAAAGCACTCAGTGTAGCTCCTGGACCAAGGCCGGAACTCTGAAACATTAGCTTTTATCGTTGTTAGCTAAAAAATAGGTGAGGCACGATCCCTCTCCTCCAGGAGCTCAGTGTGTTAGATCCCTTGCGTATTAACTTTGCGGCAAGTTTCATTGAACTGCTGagccttgatttcttcatctatacAATGGATCTAATAAGGTCTACCTCCTGGGATAATTTTGAGAAGTACATAGCACAGAATAGACACTGTAAGTGTTTGTCATTCTTTTGGTTGATTGGCACGAAGAGCGGAGGACTCAGGCTAGGTGCCTGTGGACTCGATGGGGACCAGGTAATGAGGGTTAGGGTCTCGGGGAGGAAGAGACGAGTTGGAATGCTTCATAGAAGAGAGGTTTGaataccagaggggaaagggtgggtgggatgaattgggagattggggttgacatatatacgctattggtactatgtataaaatggatagctaatgagaacctactgtatagcacagggaactctactcaacgctctgtggtaacctaaatgggacggaggggatatatgtatgtgtatagctgattcactttgctgtacagtagaaactaacacaacattgtaaagcaaccatactctaataaaaattaaaaaaaaaaaaaaaagaagaagaagaaaggtttGAGCTGGGACCCAGAGTGGCACTGGTGGCTGGGCTGAGAAGGGTAATAAAGAGGTGGGTGTGGATCTCAGTGGGGCCTCGTTTGGGGTTTGGGGAAGGGAGCACAGCCTCTGGGTGGGGAGAGAGTTGGATTGATGtgcaggctgggggtgggcaggcagggtgACAGAGAGGAGGGCTGGGCCTGCTCCAACTGCCTTGAGCCCTTCtgcatccttctcttcctctcaaaGGTTCATCTATGAACTCGAGCACTTCAATGGCGTGGCTGAGCTGCTGGAGATCTTAGGAAGGTGATTCTCTC contains:
- the PPP2R5B gene encoding serine/threonine-protein phosphatase 2A 56 kDa regulatory subunit beta isoform, which encodes METKLPPASTPGSPSSPGLSPVPPPDKVDGFSRRSLRRARPRRSHSSSQFRYQSNQQELIPLPLLKDVPASELHELLSRKLAQCGVMFDFLDCVADLKGKEVKRAALNELVECVGSTRGVLIEPVYPDIIRMISVNIFRTLPPSENPEFDPEEDEPNLEPSWPHLQLVYEFFLRFLESPDFQPSVAKRYVDQKFVLMLLELFDSEDPREREYLKTILHRVYGKFLGLRAYIRKQCSHIFLRFIYELEHFNGVAELLEILGSIINGFALPLKTEHKQFLVRVLIPLHSVKSLSVFHAQLAYCVVQFLEKDATLTEHVIRGLLKYWPKTCTQKEVMFLGEMEEILDVIEPSQFVKIQEPLFKQVARCVSSPHFQVAERALYFWNNEYILSLIEDNCHTVLPAVFGTLYQVSKEHWNQTIVSLIYNVLKTFMEMNGKLFDELTASYKLEKQQEQQKAQERQELWQGLEELRLRRLQGTQGAKEAPLQRLTPQVATGGGQS